A stretch of Colletotrichum lupini chromosome 2, complete sequence DNA encodes these proteins:
- a CDS encoding stress-activated map kinase-interacting protein, translated as MSVIQNEELVAYQLRCGYLTEIADGVGERLITLNEGFMNSSAFKAVAWQANPDLVKRCYSPPIPTAIASEYFQAPRQAGVTLEDEPDEAGMLTGGGTDTLGPGLATRRRRRRENLEDDDSSDLSDESDDDDAGQRAAQQIKFAKMPVRSRAGSSPIQSSQIKQSPAMSPRAAPGARRGSQSALEVVKERARRDTVTSSEVSSENEFDASGFHKQREAARAAAKSVKLQAKILEEPSLGIKRAGTQLLPEEEEDDSDGSDMSGAYIESIDSASILDAVENPEPPPHKQVVGTPPREFTRTSTIRKSQAPPRILQALPPPRPMSTIRPMSMIQPKSLLSAALRARKTKPKVPFEGFAALSGQGENNPIAVRIYAAFSESPTKPFEVPIRRMVHHGEGGDRPVTVADLIGLALWRYNEEKRQPPIPADKANINWFTLRMVEEDGEVDDDFPPFERNKALTSFTTANNRAAGRMRANSKTYDNFGLVQASQSEYAENQSITPQEEEEPAEEVDEDLTPRNTPQPNLNSFLPVATEPRPNPVTNTTYRQQHSMFADAPQAPAAAPNTSRGQQKLLRVHLHSTDVAPGQLVTLDTMTETYMAEVLDMVCRKRQLDKANHVLKMPGGGPVILLDTKVAAIGSLSDLELHRRRFATDGPLAMTGSPGSASPKLLPFVGDQPGRKSKKPHIMGSHPLAQEAIKQAELTSAYHKAWVVWRLRTVRMITQSEKRFEIDGEYVHIKPTTRDSKTTTAHISQVIGCKVSSKHPNQFKLFIYRDTESKRYDFEAKSVEEAHEIVNELKKGVAQVMG; from the exons ATGTCGGTCATTCAGAACGAAGA GCTAGTTGCGTACCAGCTACGCTGCGGCTACCTCACTGAGATCGCCGATGGAGTAGGAGAGCGACTGATCACCCTTAATGAGGGGTTCATGAACTCCTCAGCTTTCAAGGCGGTCGCATGGCAAGCCAACCCCGACCTCGTCAAGCGATGTTACTCCCCTCCAATTCCAACCGCGATTGCCTCCGAATATTTCCAAGCCCCTAGACAGGCTGGAGTGACCCTTGAAGATGAGCCCGACGAAGCTGGAATGTTGACCGGAGGAGGCACCGATACGCTTGGCCCCGGTCTTGCtacaagaagaaggaggcggCGGGAGAACCTTGAAGATGACGATAGTAGCGATCTAAGCGATGAGAGTGATGACGATGACGCCGGCCAGCGAGCGGCCCAGCAGATCAAGTTCGCCAAGATGCCCGTTCGATCGAGGGCCGGCTCCAGTCCGATTCAGTCATCGCAAATTAAGCAATCCCCAGCCATGTCTCCTCGCGCAGCCCCCGGCGCACGTCGAGGCTCGCAATCTGCGTTGGAAGTCGTCAAGGAAAGAGCACGGAGGGATACAGTGACCAGCAGCGAGGTATCATCCGAGAACGAGTTTGACGCGTCCGGGTTCCACAAGCAGCGAGAGGCTGCCAGAGCTGCGGCCAAGTCGGTGAAGCTTCAGGCTAAGATTCTGGAGGAACCTAGTCTTGGGATCAAGCGCGCTGGCACGCAGTTGCTAccagaggaggaagaggatgatTCCGACGGATCAGATATGTCTGGCGCCTACATCGAAAGTATCGACTCGGCCTCTATTCTGGATGCCGTTGAGAACCCGGAGCCTCCCCCGCACAAGCAAGTCGTTGGAACACCTCCCCGAGAGTTCACGCGAACCTCTACTATTCGAAAGTCGCAAGCGCCACCTCGGATCTTGCAGGCTCTACCACCACCTCGTCCCATGAGCACAATTCGGCCCATGAGCATGATTCAACCTAAGAGTCTGCTATCTGCCGCTCTCAGGGCTCGGAAGACAAAGCCGAAGGTTCCTTTTGAGGGATTTGCGGCACTTTCGGGCCAGGGCGAGAACAATCCCATTGCTGTCCGCATCTACGCTGCCTTCTCTGAAAGCCCTACGAAACCGTTTGAGGTCCCCATCAGACGCATGGTGCATCATGGCGAGGGTGGTGATCGCCCCGTCACTGTGGCAGATCTCATTGGCCTGGCACTCTGGAGATACAACGAGGAAAAACGACAGCCACCTATACCTGCCGATAAAGCCAACATCAACTGGTTCACGCTGAGAATGGTGGAAGAGGACGGAGAGGTCGATGACGACTTCCCGCCCTTTGAGCGCAACAAGGCCTTGACGTCTTTCACTACAGCAAACAACCGAGCTGCCGGAAGAATGCGAGCCAACTCCAAGACTTATGATAACTTTGGATTGGTCCAAGCGAGTCAATCCGAGTACGCCGAAAACCAGAGCATCACTCcacaagaggaagaagagccGGCCGAGGAAGTCGATGAGGACTTGACTCCGCGCAACACTCCGCAGCCGAATCTCAACTCGTTCCTTCCCGTCGCCACAGAGCCTCGCCCGAACCCCGTCACGAATACTACCTATCGTCAACAGCATAGTATGTTCGCCGACGCACCTCAGGCGCCAGCCGCGGCGCCCAACACGAGCCGGGGTCAACAGAAGCTTTTGCGCGTACATCTCCACTCGACCGATGTGGCTCCCGGCCAGCTGGTCACGCTAGACACCATGACGGAGACGTACATGGCCGAGGTGCTGGACATGGTCTGCCGCAAGAGACAACTGGACAAGGCCAATCATGTCCTCAAGATGCCTGGCGGCGGCCCCGTCATCTTGCTTGACACCAAGGTCGCGGCAATCGGCAGCTTGTCGGATCTGGAATTGCATCGACGCCGTTTCGCTACAGACGGCCCACTCGCCATGACTGGATCCCCTGGAAGTGCTTCGCCAAAGCTTCTCCCTTTTGTGGGCGATCAGCCTGGCCGCAAGTCCAAGAAGCCGCATATCATGGGAAGTCACCCGCTGGCTCAAGAGGCCATCAAGCAGGCAGAGCTTACCAGTGCATATCACAAGGCTTGGGTCGTATGGCGTTTGCGTACCGTCCGGATGATAACACAGTCCGAAAAGCGATTCGAAATCGATGGAGAGTACGTGCACATCAAACCCACCACAAGAGATTCCAAAACGACCACGGCGCACATTTCTCAAGTAATTGGATGCAAGGTGTCTAGCAAGCACCCGAACCAATTCAAG CTGTTTATCTACCGGGACACCGAGAGTAAGCGCTACGACTTCGAAGCCAAATCGGTGGAAGAAGCGCATGAGATCGTCAACGAACTTAAGAAGGGAGTTGCACAGGTTATGGGCTGA